A single genomic interval of Spinacia oleracea cultivar Varoflay chromosome 6, BTI_SOV_V1, whole genome shotgun sequence harbors:
- the LOC110805261 gene encoding endoplasmin homolog, which translates to MKKWTVTSLLFLLCLLFLLPDQGRRIHANAEEDADELANPPKVEDKLGAVPHGLSTDSDVVKRESESMSRKTLRNTAEKFEFQAEVSRLMDIIINSLYSNKDIFLRELISNASDALDKIRFLSLTDKEVLGEGDNAKLEILIKLDKDKKILTIRDRGIGMTKEDLIKNLGTIAKSGTSAFVEKMQTSGDLNLIGQFGVGFYSVYLVADYVEVISKHNDDKQHVWESKADGQFAISEDTWNEPLGRGTEIRLHLREEAGEYLEEAKLKDLVKRYSEFINFPINLWATKEVEKEVPADDDDSSDEEETSESSSEEETEEEKEDEETEKKPKTKTIKETTQEWELLNDVKAIWLRNPKEVTEEEYTKFYHSLAKDFGDEKPMSWSHFNAEGDVEFKAVLFVPPKAPQDLYESYYNNNKASIKLYVRRVFISDEFDELLPKYLSFLQGLVDSDSLPLNVSREMLQQHSSLKTIKKKLIRKALDMIRKIADEDSDEDDGKDKKDVEKSAEDDEKKGQYAKFWNEFGKSVKLGIIEDAANRNRLAKLLRFETTKSGGKLTSLDKYISRMKSGQKDIFYITGTSKDQLEKSPFLERLSKKGYEVIFFTDPVDEYLMQYLMDYEDKKFQNVSKEGLKLGKDSKEKELKESYKELTKWWKGALASDKVDDVKISNRLANTPCVVVTSKFGWSANMERIMQSQTLSDANKQAYMRGKRVLEINPRHPIIKELRERVATDPEDEGVTQTARLMYQTALFESGFVLDDPKDFATRVYDSVKSSLSINPDAAVEEEDEAEEPEIEMKDDSSSKDETDSVKDEL; encoded by the exons ATGAAGAAGTGGACTGTAACGTCTCTCCTTTTTCTGTTGTGCCTCCTCTTTCTTCTACCAGATCAAG GTAGGAGAATACACGCGAATGCCGAAGAGGATGCGGACGAATTAGCAAACCCGCCTAAGGTCGAGGACAAGCTTGGGGCTGTTCCTCATGGTTTATCAACTGATTCCGATGTTGTTAAAAG GGAGTCGGAATCCATGTCGCGAAAAACACTTCGCAACACTGCGGAGAAGTTTGAGTTTCAGGCTGAGGTGTCCCGGCTTATGGATATTATTATCAACTCTCTTTACAGCAACAAGGACATTTTCTTGAGGGAGCTTATCTCCAATGCTTCAGAT GCATTGGATAAGATTAGATTCTTGTCACTCACTGATAAAGAGGTCCTTGGGGAAGGTGACAATGCCAAACTTGAAATTTTG ATCAAACTGGATAAAGATAAGAAGATTCTCACAATTCGGGACAGAGGTATAGGAATGACAAAGGAAGACCTCATTAAGAACCTCGGGACCATTGCAAAATCTGGCACTTCAG CCTTTGTGGAGAAGATGCAGACAAGTGGAGACCTTAACTTGATCGGGCAATTCGGAGTTGGGTTTTATTCTGTTTATCTTGTTGCTGACTATGTTGAAGTTATCAGCAAACACAACGATGACAAACA ACATGTTTGGGAATCTAAGGCTGATGGGCAATTTGCAATTTCCGAGGACACATGGAATGAACCTCTAGGTCGTGGTACTGAGATTAGATTGCATCTCCGAGAGGAGGCTGGAGAGTACTTGGAAGAGGCTAAATTGAAG GATTTGGTGAAGAGATATTCCGAATTCATTAATTTCCCCATTAATCTGTGGGCAACCAAGGAAGTGGAAAAAGAGGTTCCAGCGGATGATGATGATTCGAGCGATGAAGAGGAAACCT CCGAAAGCAGTTCTGAGGAAGAAACtgaagaagagaaagaagatGAGGAAACTGAGAAGAAACCAAAAACGAAGACAATCAAAGAAACAACTCAAGAATGGGAACTTTTGAATGATGTCAAGGCCATATGGCTACGTAATCCAAAGGAGGTCACTGAGGAGGAGTACACAAAATTCTACCATTCTTTGGCTAAG GATTTTGGTGATGAAAAGCCTATGTCGTGGAGTCACTTCAATGCTGAAGGTGATGTTGAGTTCAAGGCTGTTCTCTTTGTTCCTCCAAAAGCTCCTCAGGATTTGTACGAGAGctactacaacaacaacaaagctagTATCAAATTGTACGTTAGGCGGGTTTTCATCTCTGATGAATTTGATGAGCTTTTGCCCAAGTATCTCAGCTTCTTGCAG GGACTTGTTGATTCAGACTCACTCCCACTGAACGTGTCACGAGAAATGCTTCAACAGCACAGCAGCCtgaaaacaatcaagaaaaagcTAATTAGGAAGGCCCTTGACATGATTCGCAAGATTGCTGATGAGGATTCTGATGAAGATGATGGCAAGGACAAAAAGG ATGTCGAGAAGTCTGCAGAAGATGATGAGAAGAAGGGTCAATATGCCAAGTTCTGGAATGAATTTGGCAAGTCAGTCAAACTTGGCATTATCGAGGATGCTGCAAACAGAAACCGACTGGCCAAGCTTCTAAGATTTGAAAC TACAAAATCCGGTGGAAAGTTAACTTCACTTGATAAGTACATCTCAAGAATGAAATCTGGGCAGAAGGATATCTTCTACATAACAGGTACCAGCAAGGATCAATTGGAAAAGTCTCCGTTCCTTGAAAGGCTATCGAAGAAAGGCTACGAG GTCATTTTCTTCACTGATCCTGTGGATGAGTATCTGATGCAATACCTTATGGACTATGAAGACAAGAAGTTCCAAAATGTTTCCAAGGAGGGTTTGAAACTTGGCAAGGACTCCAAAGAGAAGGAGCTAAAGGAGTCTTACAAGGAGCTGACTAAGTGGTGGAAAGGTGCTCTTGCAAGTGATAAGGTGGACGATGTTAAGATAAGCAACCGTTTAGCGAACACTCCTTGTGTTGTTGTGACTTCGAAGTTTGGTTGGAGTGCGAATATGGAGAGAATCATGCAATCTCAAACACTCAGTGATGCTAACAAGCAGGCATATATGCGGGGTAAGAGGGTGCTTGAGATCAACCCTAGACACCCCATCATTAAGGAGCTCCGTGAGAGAGTAGCGACAGATCCAGAG GATGAGGGCGTCACACAAACAGCACGGCTCATGTACCAGACAGCTCTCTTTGAGAGTGGCTTCGTGCTGGATGACCCTAAGGATTTTGCTACTCGTGTATATGATTCTGTGAAGTCTAGCCTTAGCATCAACCCTGATGCAGCagttgaggaagaagatgaggcAGAGGAGCCTGAGATCGAAATGAAGGATGATTCTTCATCAAAGGACGAAACTGACAGTGTCAAGGATGAATTATAG